Sequence from the Aquimarina sp. Aq107 genome:
TAATGACTTAGCGAAAGAAGTGCCTACCAATAATGATCCCATTAATCCAGGACCTCTGGTAAAAGCAATTGCACTAAGATCGGATTTATTGATGTTCGCTTGTTTTATGGCCTGATCAACAACAGGAACAATGTTTTGTTGATGTGCTCTAGAAGCTAATTCTGGGACAACACCACCATATTGTTCGTGAATTTTTTGTGATGCTACAACATTTGATAGCACGCGACCGTTGCATAATATAGAAGCAGAGGTGTCATCGCAAGAAGACTCAATACCTAGGATGTATACATTTTGTGAGCTCATTATGAGGAAAAGGGCATAGAAATTGTTAATATTGTCAGCAAAGTTAAAACAATAAAACGTATCAAAAAATTCGGGAAAATATTGAAAAGGATATTCCTTATCCTTATTTCGCTATTTGTGCTATTAGTGATACTATTTTCTATTCCTGCAGTTCAAACTTTTTTAGGCAAAAAAATCACCAATTATCTTAATGATGAGTATGATGTAGATATTAATGTTGGTAGAGTAGGCTTGACTTATTCAGGTGATGTTAATTTAAAAGAAGTTTTTGTAAAAGATCATCATCAGGATACGTTGATATATGCTAAAAATATTGCCACCTCAATTCTGAATATAAGAGAGATTTCCAAAGGTCAACCAGAATTAGGAAGTGTTTCTATTGACGATTTAACCTTTAGAATGAAAATGTATAAAGGTGAGCGTAGCGACAACCTCATGACTTTTATTAGAAAATTTAATACAGGTAAGACTTCCACTTCTAATACTAAGTTTTTACTCACTACAGGAAATGTGACTATGGAGAATAGTAAATTTAGTTACATCGATGAAAATCTTAGTTCTCCAAAAATTGTGGTGATAAGGGATATTTTGTTGGACGCAGAAAGTTTAAAAGTAGACGGAGAGGATTTTTATATAACTACAGATTTATTATCATTTAAAGATCATAGAGGATTAAATGTTTCTAATTTAAAAACAGGGTTTTCTATTACTCCAACAGAAATGAATTTTCGAGATTTGTTATTAGAAACCATGGATTCTAAAGTTGAGGGAGATATAGTGTTCTCATATGAACGGGGTGGATTGGTTGATTTCGAAAACAGCGTTAATATCTCGGCTAATTTTAATAAAGCTACTGTTTCTACTAATGATTTAATTCCTTTTTATAAAGAGTTTGGTAAAGATGAAGATTTGATTTTAAAAAACACCAAACTAAAAGGTACGCTAAATGATTTTGAAATATTAGATTCCGATATTTCAGGATTAGATCGGTCTATCATCCAAGGAGATATTAGAATTAGAAATGCGGTAACAAATGTTTCTAAGTTTAGATTGGATGGTGATCTAAAGAATTTGACAACTAATTATTATGACTTGGTCAATTTACTACCTAACATCTTGGGAGAATCATTACCAAAACAACTTTATCAATTAGGAAGTGTAAAGGGAGTTGGACAAACAATAGTAACGATTAAAGATGTTGATGTTGATATGGACTTCTTTTCTCAGTTAGGAAAAATTAAAGCCTTCGTTTTATTAGGTGATTTAGATGATGTAAAAAATGCAACGTACAACGGAAATGTAATTTCTAATAATTTTAATGTAGGTCAATTACTAAGTAAGAAAAATCTTGGAAATGCAGCATTCGATATACATGTAGATGGAAGAGGTTTTACATTAGATAATCTTGATACCAAGCTAGAAGGAGATATTAGGAAATTCGAATTTAATGGATATACATATACCGATTTAAATGTATTTGGTAACTTAAAAGACCCTGTTTTTGATGGAAAATTAGTTTCTGATGATCCAAATATGAAATTTAGTTTTAATGGTGTAGCGGATATATCTAAAGAAATTAATAATTATGATTTTACGGCCAATGTGGATCACATCGATTTACATCGTTTAAATTTTTTTACTAGAGATAGTATTTCCGTTTTCAATGGAGATGTAAAAATGAAAATGAAAGGAACGGGTATTAATGATGCCTTTGGTACCATTTCTTTTGAGAAGACATTATATAAAAATCAAAATGCCAGTTATTACTTTGATGATTTTGATATTACTTCAAGCTTTGATGATAAAAATGTACGGACAATTACCGTAAATAGTCCTGATATTATTGAAGGTAACGTAAAAGGAATATTTAGATTTGAAAATGTATATGATCTATTCAGAAATTCTATTGGAAGTCTATATGCTAATTTTGAGCCTACAGAGATTACAGACAATGAATTTATGGAATTCAATTTTAAAATTTATAATAAGATTGTAGATGTCTTTTTTCCAGAAATTGAATTTGCTCCCAACACCTCTATAAAAGGAAAAGTAGAAAGCAATGATTCCGAATTTAAATTAACATTTAAGTCGCCATCCATTAAGGCGTTTGATAATTTAATGAAAGAAGTGGATATTCAGGTAGATAATAAAAACCCGTTATTTAATACATATGTAGCTATCGATAGTATAGATACTAAATATTATGATGTGTCTAAGTTTAGTTTGATTAATGTAACACTTAACGATACATTATTTATGCGTTCAGAATTTAAAGGAGGTAAAAATAATGTGGATAATTATAACTTAGAATTTTATCATACTATAAACGAAGATAATAATTCGGTTTTAGGATTTAAGAAATCCGATTTTACCTTTAAGGGGTATACTTGGTATGCTAATCGAAATAAGAGTAAAAGTAGTAACAAAATAATTTTTGATAATAATTTTCAGAATATAGATATTAAAGCTATTCGGTTAAGTCATGAAGATGAGGAGATAAATGTTTCAGGAACTGTTACCGGTAAGGATAATAAGGATATTAAAGCTACTTTTAAAGATGTAGATCTTAATAAAATTACACCTTATATAGAAAATTTGAAATTATCAGGAATCGTAGATGGAGAGCTTAAGGTGTTTCAAGATAAAGGAGTGTATTTTCCGAGCTCTACTGTAATAATTGATGAGTTATCAGTAAATGATTCAAATTTAGGTGAACTACGAATGAATGCTTCTGGAAATGAGTCCTTAACTGAGTTTTCTGTAAATACAAGATTGGTAAATGAAGAAAAAGTAAAAACACTTTCTGCAATTGGATCCATCGATGTTTCTGGTAAGAATCCAGATATGAATATAGATGTAGACTTAGAACGATTTAATATGTCTGGGTTTAGTCAATTAGGAGGGATTGTAATATCTGATCTTAGAGGTTTCGTAAGCGGTAGTGCTAAGGTTACTGGTGATTATGTGAACCCATCGATTGATGGTTTATTAAAGCTTAATAAAGCAGGTTTAAAAGTACCATATTTAAATGTCGATCTTGATTTTGATAATGACTCTAGGGTAGTGTTAAGTAAGCAACGTTTTAATTTTGATGATGTTTCTATTACAGATACTAAATATGGTACCAAAGGTATTTTAGGAGGATATATTGGCCATCAGCGTTTTTCTAAGTGGGATTTGGGTCTTACATTAAATGCTAGTGAACGATTATTGGTCTTGGATACCGAAGAGGATGAAGAGTCTTTGTATTACGGAACTGGTTTTATTAGTGGAGATGCAACTATTGAAGGTCCTACGGATGGTTTGGTCATTAATGTAAATGCAACCACAGAAGAAGGAACGATATTTAAAATACCCTTAAATGAATCCGAATCGATCGGAGATAACTCATATATTCATTTCTTGAGCCCAGAAGAAAAACAAGCACGTTTGGCCGGGAAAGAAATTATATTAGAAGAGATAAAAGGTTTAGAACTTAATTTTGATCTTGATGTTAATAATAATGCTTTAGTAGAAGTTGTTGTCGATAAAAAAACAGGAAGCTCCCTTAAAGGAAGAGGAGCTGGAACCTTACTTATAGAAATTAATACAAATGGAAAGTTTAATATGTGGGGGGATTTTGTGGCTTATGAAGGAAGTTATAATTTTAGATATGGAGCTTTAGTTGGTAAAGATTTTACGGTAAGATCTGGAGGTAGTATAAACTGGGATGGTAGCCCAACACGAGCTAAACTTAATCTTAGTGCAGTATATAAAACCGAAGCGAATCCAGCAGTATTATTAGAAAATGCAACCATCAATCGTAAAATACCAGTAGAGGTAGTAGTAGATCTTAATGGAGAATTAATACAACCTGATCTTAATTTTAATATAGAATTGCCTAATTTAAGTTCCGTTGCAAAAAGTGAGTTAGAATATCAATTAGAAGATCAAGCGACAAAAGAATTACAAGCACTGTCCTTAGTAACACAAGGACAATTTTATAGTGGAAACTTAGATCCAACCTTTATTACAGGGAATTTGGTAGAACGTGCAGCTGGACTAGTAAATGGTATCTTTTCTGGAGATGATGATAAATTTACAGTGGGTGTAAATTATGTTCAAGGAAATAGAAATGTCGATCAAGAGGCTGCTGATCAATTCGGAGTTACAGTTTCTACTCAGATTAATAATAGAATATTAATCAATGGAAGAGTAGGGGTTCCAATTGGTGGTGTAAGTGAATCAGTAGTAACGGGTGATGTAGAAGTAGAATACCTTTTTAATGAAGATGGAACTTTAAAAGGAAAGATATTCAATCGACAAAATGAAATTCAGTATATAGGAGAATCTCAAGGTTATAAACAAGGATTGGGACTTTCTTACTCAGTAGATTTTAATAATTTTGGAGAACTATGGGATAAGGTATTTAAGTCTAAAAAAGTAAAAGATTCTTTGTCTCAAAAAACAAAAGATACTATTGATATAGAGAAACCAGAATTTATTAATTTTACAGATAAGAACAATTAATCGCATATAATTTATACACAATAAATGGCTAAACAAATTAAAACTATTGGAGTAATGACATCAGGAGGAGATTCTCCTGGAATGAATGCTGCTATTAGAGCAGTAGCTCGTGCTTGCTCCTATTATAATGTAAAATGTATTGGTTTTTATAGAGGCTATCAAGGAATGATAGAAAATGATTATTGTGAGATGAATGCTCGAAGTGTTCGTAATATTATCAGTACCGGAGGAACCATTCTTAAATCTGCTCGCTCCGCAGAATTTAAAACACCCGAAGGAAGAAAAAAAGCAGCTGGTAATCTTAAAAAAGCGGGTGTGGATGCAATGATATTGATAGGAGGAGATGGGACTTTTAAAGGAGGAAAGATTTTTAGCGAAGAACATGAAATTCCTGTTATAGGTGTCCCAGGTACTATAGATAATGATATTGCAGGAACTAATTTTACCATAGGGTACGATACAGCTTTAAATACAGTAGTTGATGCCATAGATAAAATTAGAGATACAGCAAGTTCGCATGATCGATTATTTTTTATTGAAGTAATGGGGCGTGATGCTGGTTTTATAGCATTAAATAGTGGAGTAGGCGCTGGTGCAGAAGAAATCTTAATCCCTGAAGAAAATTTAGGGTTAGATAGAATGTTAGAATCGTTAAAGAGAAGTAAAAGATCGGGAAAATCTTCTAGTATAGTGGTAGTTTGTGAAGGAGATAAAATTGGTAAAAATGTGTATGAGCTTGCAGACTATGTAACCGAAAATATGCCGGATTATGATGTAAGAGTTACAGTTTTGGGGCATATGCAACGAGGAGGTTCACCTTCTTGCTTTGATAGAACATTAGCAAGTAGGCTTTGTGTTAAAGCAGTTGAGTTGTTGTTGGATGGAGAAC
This genomic interval carries:
- the pfkA gene encoding 6-phosphofructokinase, encoding MAKQIKTIGVMTSGGDSPGMNAAIRAVARACSYYNVKCIGFYRGYQGMIENDYCEMNARSVRNIISTGGTILKSARSAEFKTPEGRKKAAGNLKKAGVDAMILIGGDGTFKGGKIFSEEHEIPVIGVPGTIDNDIAGTNFTIGYDTALNTVVDAIDKIRDTASSHDRLFFIEVMGRDAGFIALNSGVGAGAEEILIPEENLGLDRMLESLKRSKRSGKSSSIVVVCEGDKIGKNVYELADYVTENMPDYDVRVTVLGHMQRGGSPSCFDRTLASRLCVKAVELLLDGEQNVMVGLLNNKIVATNFDEGLKEDHSINKELLRISDILSV
- a CDS encoding translocation/assembly module TamB domain-containing protein, encoding MKRIFLILISLFVLLVILFSIPAVQTFLGKKITNYLNDEYDVDINVGRVGLTYSGDVNLKEVFVKDHHQDTLIYAKNIATSILNIREISKGQPELGSVSIDDLTFRMKMYKGERSDNLMTFIRKFNTGKTSTSNTKFLLTTGNVTMENSKFSYIDENLSSPKIVVIRDILLDAESLKVDGEDFYITTDLLSFKDHRGLNVSNLKTGFSITPTEMNFRDLLLETMDSKVEGDIVFSYERGGLVDFENSVNISANFNKATVSTNDLIPFYKEFGKDEDLILKNTKLKGTLNDFEILDSDISGLDRSIIQGDIRIRNAVTNVSKFRLDGDLKNLTTNYYDLVNLLPNILGESLPKQLYQLGSVKGVGQTIVTIKDVDVDMDFFSQLGKIKAFVLLGDLDDVKNATYNGNVISNNFNVGQLLSKKNLGNAAFDIHVDGRGFTLDNLDTKLEGDIRKFEFNGYTYTDLNVFGNLKDPVFDGKLVSDDPNMKFSFNGVADISKEINNYDFTANVDHIDLHRLNFFTRDSISVFNGDVKMKMKGTGINDAFGTISFEKTLYKNQNASYYFDDFDITSSFDDKNVRTITVNSPDIIEGNVKGIFRFENVYDLFRNSIGSLYANFEPTEITDNEFMEFNFKIYNKIVDVFFPEIEFAPNTSIKGKVESNDSEFKLTFKSPSIKAFDNLMKEVDIQVDNKNPLFNTYVAIDSIDTKYYDVSKFSLINVTLNDTLFMRSEFKGGKNNVDNYNLEFYHTINEDNNSVLGFKKSDFTFKGYTWYANRNKSKSSNKIIFDNNFQNIDIKAIRLSHEDEEINVSGTVTGKDNKDIKATFKDVDLNKITPYIENLKLSGIVDGELKVFQDKGVYFPSSTVIIDELSVNDSNLGELRMNASGNESLTEFSVNTRLVNEEKVKTLSAIGSIDVSGKNPDMNIDVDLERFNMSGFSQLGGIVISDLRGFVSGSAKVTGDYVNPSIDGLLKLNKAGLKVPYLNVDLDFDNDSRVVLSKQRFNFDDVSITDTKYGTKGILGGYIGHQRFSKWDLGLTLNASERLLVLDTEEDEESLYYGTGFISGDATIEGPTDGLVINVNATTEEGTIFKIPLNESESIGDNSYIHFLSPEEKQARLAGKEIILEEIKGLELNFDLDVNNNALVEVVVDKKTGSSLKGRGAGTLLIEINTNGKFNMWGDFVAYEGSYNFRYGALVGKDFTVRSGGSINWDGSPTRAKLNLSAVYKTEANPAVLLENATINRKIPVEVVVDLNGELIQPDLNFNIELPNLSSVAKSELEYQLEDQATKELQALSLVTQGQFYSGNLDPTFITGNLVERAAGLVNGIFSGDDDKFTVGVNYVQGNRNVDQEAADQFGVTVSTQINNRILINGRVGVPIGGVSESVVTGDVEVEYLFNEDGTLKGKIFNRQNEIQYIGESQGYKQGLGLSYSVDFNNFGELWDKVFKSKKVKDSLSQKTKDTIDIEKPEFINFTDKNN